The following coding sequences lie in one Verrucomicrobiota bacterium genomic window:
- a CDS encoding AbrB/MazE/SpoVT family DNA-binding domain-containing protein, with protein sequence MIELKLRKVGNSIGVVLPKEALARLNVGEGDTIALTDSPEGGLRVTPVSDGREQFARQMEAAESVIRRYRNTLRELAK encoded by the coding sequence ATCATTGAATTGAAATTACGCAAGGTCGGCAACTCCATTGGCGTGGTGCTGCCCAAAGAAGCGCTTGCCCGCCTCAATGTGGGCGAGGGGGACACCATTGCGCTTACGGATTCACCGGAAGGCGGCCTGCGGGTGACCCCTGTTTCCGATGGCCGGGAGCAATTTGCCAGGCAAATGGAGGCGGCTGAAAGTGTTATTCGCCGATACCGTAACACGCTCCGAGAATTGGCCAAATAA